Within Marinilabiliales bacterium, the genomic segment ACAGGTAGTGTGGTACGCAGCCGCCCGACGGGCCGCCTATCTGCACCGCCTTGAATTGCTTGTCGCCTGCAATGCCGCCGCCGATATCCTCCACTATCTCCCTGATGGTAATTCCCATCGGCACCTCTATCAGCCCCCCCCGCCTTATCTTGCCGGCGAGGGCGAATACTTTGGTTCCCCTGCTTTCGGGAGTGCCTATTGATGCAAACTTTTTCCCGCCCTGGTCCAGTATGTATGGCACCATGGCAAAAGTCTCGGTGTTGTTGATCAGTGTCGGCTTGCCCCACAATCCCTTCTCGGCTGGGAACGGCGGCCTGATCCGCGGGAATCCCCTCTTGCCCTCTATCGATTCAATGAGAGCTGTCTCTTCTCCGCACACAAATGCACCGGCGCCCTCCTTGATCCTGATGCTGAAACTGAAGCCGCTGTTGAGGATATTATCTCCCAGAAGTCCTTTGGCATGGCACATCCCGATTGCCTGCCTGACCCGTTTGACGGCCAGGGGATATTCGGCCCTGATATAGAATATGCCTTCGGATGTCCCCACGGCCTTTGCCGCGATTATCATCCCCTCAATTATCCTGAAGGGGTATGATTCAAGCAACATCCTGTCCATGAACGCCCCCGGGTCGCCCTCATCGCCGTTGCATATGAGTATCTTGCCTTCTCCCGGCTGGGAAGCGGCCACTTTCCATTTTTCACCTGTAGGGAACCCCGCGCCGCCCATTCCGCGCAGTCCGCTCTCAACAATCTCATTTATCACTTCACCAGGCTCCATGTCAAGCGCCCGTTTGAGTCCCCCAAACCCGCCGCGGTCAATATAGTCGTCAAGATCCAGCGGGTCGAGCACACCCCTGTGCTCGGTGGCTATCGGTATCTGGTTGCCAAGGAAGGAGGCCACGTGATTTTCCCGCACGTCTAACGAGTAGCGTTCAATACCTTCCCAGTCCTCGTCAGTCTGTATGGTCTCGGCAATACGGGTAATCCCGTTCCTTATCCGCGTCAGCAATCCGGGAGGTGAAAAATGCGACCTCACGATCGATTTAACATCTGCCGGCGACACCCTGGCGTACAGCCTGGACTGTTCAGTGCCGCCGTTGCCTGTAACAACTTCGAGCAAAGGTACCTGGTGGCACATGCCCACGCAGCCGACCTGCTTGATGTTCACGTTTATCCGGTCGCGTGATACCGATTCTTCAACGGCATCTTTTATGTCGCTGCTGCCGCTTGCAACGCAGCAGGAACCGAGTCCGACCCTGATCTCTCCCAGTATCTCCCCGCCCGGCAGGATGATACCCCTCTTTTTCTTTTGCTTACCGTCGCGGCTCAGGAAATCCTTCAGCACGCCTGCTGACAGGTTGGCAGAAACATGCCCATAGGTTGTGTCGTCAATCTGCACAACCGGCGCCAGTGTGCAGCAGCCCAGGCATGCCACCTTTTCGAGGGTGAAGAGCCTCTTGTCGTCGGTTGACCGTCCCGGTGCCAGCTTCATCTCCCTGGCCATGGCATCGTGCACCAGCATGGCTCCTTTTACGTGGCAGGCCGTTCCCGTGCAGACTTTGACAATATGTTTGCCTGCAGGCTCAAATCTGAACTGGGTGTAAAAGCTTGCAACGCCCGTAATTTCCGCCGGTGTTATGCTGGTTGTATCGCAAACCCTTTTCAGCGCTTCCCGCGGAAGGTAGTTGTACCTGTTTTGGATAGCCTGCAGAACCGGTATTACGGCGCTCTTGTCCTTCCCCGAAAGGGAGGTTATCTCATCAACATCTTTATGTATCCTGCTCAACTGCGTATCCATCCTGTTTGCTTGTATTTCAGTTTCCTATGCAGTATAGATGATCTTCACCCCTTATGTATATCCTGCCGTCGGCAAAGGCGGGAGTTGTATACACCTCTTCGCCGAGGGAGTTCTGCGCAAGGAGGTTTGGCTCCCCGCCCGTTTCAAATATGTAGGTGTTGCCGCTGATATCGGTAACGTAGAGCCTGTTTCCGGCAACCACTGGTGATGAGTAGAAAATGTTATCGGTATCGTATTCCCACAGGGTTTCACCGGTCTGTGCATCCAGGCAGGCAACCACTGCATAGGTTGTTGCTATGAAAACGTATCCGTTGGCGTAGACCGGACTTGCCACTTCGGGCAGGTAGTAGTT encodes:
- a CDS encoding proton-conducting membrane transporter is translated as MDTQLSRIHKDVDEITSLSGKDKSAVIPVLQAIQNRYNYLPREALKRVCDTTSITPAEITGVASFYTQFRFEPAGKHIVKVCTGTACHVKGAMLVHDAMAREMKLAPGRSTDDKRLFTLEKVACLGCCTLAPVVQIDDTTYGHVSANLSAGVLKDFLSRDGKQKKKRGIILPGGEILGEIRVGLGSCCVASGSSDIKDAVEESVSRDRINVNIKQVGCVGMCHQVPLLEVVTGNGGTEQSRLYARVSPADVKSIVRSHFSPPGLLTRIRNGITRIAETIQTDEDWEGIERYSLDVRENHVASFLGNQIPIATEHRGVLDPLDLDDYIDRGGFGGLKRALDMEPGEVINEIVESGLRGMGGAGFPTGEKWKVAASQPGEGKILICNGDEGDPGAFMDRMLLESYPFRIIEGMIIAAKAVGTSEGIFYIRAEYPLAVKRVRQAIGMCHAKGLLGDNILNSGFSFSIRIKEGAGAFVCGEETALIESIEGKRGFPRIRPPFPAEKGLWGKPTLINNTETFAMVPYILDQGGKKFASIGTPESRGTKVFALAGKIRRGGLIEVPMGITIREIVEDIGGGIAGDKQFKAVQIGGPSGGCVPHYL